Genomic DNA from Nitrosospira lacus:
AGCCTTATTGTCGCAGAATTTGAATCACTCGAAGCGGCGCGCAACTGGGCGGAAACCGATCCCTATGCCACATCTGGCGTATATGCAAGACTGACAGTCAAACCGTTCAAGAAAGTTTTACCATAAGGTAAAGCATGGTGAGCACAATTGAATTGATCAGACAAAAGCTTGCCATTCTTGATCCGGAGCAGATTCAGATCATGGATGAGAGCGCCAGGCATGCGGGGCATGAGGGCGCTAAAAGTGGTGGCGGACATTACGTTCTCACCATTGTCTCACGCGAATTTTTCGGTAAATCCCTTCTGGCCCGGCACCGCTTAGTCTATACCGCGTTAAAAGAGATGATGCATAAGGATATTCACGCACTGAGCGTAAAAGCGTATACTCCCGAAGAAATTTGATTCGATTCAATCCACTGACAAGGAAAACCCATGCGTTTTATGAAACTCTCTCAATTGACGGTGCTCGGTATTTCTGGCCTGATCGCCGTAACGACTGTCCAGGCCCAATCCAGCCCATCCATGGCGAAGGTGAATGGAGTGTCAATCCCCCAATCGCGCC
This window encodes:
- a CDS encoding BolA family protein, translating into MVSTIELIRQKLAILDPEQIQIMDESARHAGHEGAKSGGGHYVLTIVSREFFGKSLLARHRLVYTALKEMMHKDIHALSVKAYTPEEI